In Candidatus Zixiibacteriota bacterium, the genomic window GGATATAGAATGGCTCATCGGACAGGACGATAAATTATATATAGTTCAGAGCCGGTCGATGGTAGCATTAAGACCGCTGGGAGAAAAACCGAAGTTGCTTTCCCCATCGACGCCGGCGCCGCTTCTCAGCGGCGGAGCGGTCGCCTGTCCCGGCGCGGCAATGGGGAAAGTATATCGGGTGAAGGACCCGGCGAAACTGGAAGGATTTCCCGACGGCGCCATTCTGGTGACGTCGCAGTCGTCGCCCCGGTTTGCCCAGGTGATGAGCCGCTGCGCCGCTATCGTGGCGGAGCAGGGCTCGCCCATTAGCCATATGGCGATACTCGCCAGAGAATACAATGTCCCCACGATTGTCGGGATGAAGGAGGCGATGTCGGCACTAAGCGATGGCATGCTGGTGACGGTCGATGCCACCGGGCGTCGCATTTTTGAGGGAGAATGGCTCGCCACTGAAGGGGGACAGTTTATCCAGAGTGGACGGGACAGCTCGCCGGCGATTCAGAGACTGCTGAAACTGGCGCGACTGATTACTCCATTGCAGTTAGTTGACGCCACCTCGCAGGAATTTGCGCCGGAAAACTGCCGTTCGCTGCATGATATAACCCGTTATGTTCACGAGAAGGTTTTTGAGGAAATTTTCTACCTGGGCAATAAAGCCTCTCTTTCGGCGCCGGCCTATCTTAAACTGGACGGCAATCTTCCTTACGACGTTCTCATACTGGATGTCGGCGGGGGACTGGCCGAGGATGCCCAGAAACTCAAAAGGGTGCCGCTTTCTCAAATTGTTTCGTATCCGATGAAGGCGTTTATGGAAGGGCTGTGCGATGCAAGAATTGTCTGGGATAAACCGCGGGCTGTTTCCACCAGCGGGTTTATTTCGGTGCTTGGAGAGAGCATTGCCGGTCCGCCGGCGGAGGCGCAAGGGGTAGGGCGACCGTCATTTGCAATTATCTCCGACCGGTATATGAATTTCAGCACCAAAGCCGGCTATCATTTCAATACCGTGGACACTTATTGCGGAAAAAGCCTGAATAAGAATTATATACATTTTCGGTTCGAAGGGGGCGCCGCGGCGGAAACGCGGAGAGAGCGCCGCGTTAAATTTCTTAACCTGATACTCTCGGCGCTGAATTTCGAAGTGCAGTGCCGCGGTGATATCGTGGTTGCCCGACTGCAGAAATATGACCGGGAATTTATCTATTCCCGGCTGATAGATCTGGGTCGGTTAACTCTCTGCTGCCGTCAACTGGATATGCTGATGGACAGTGACGACAGCCCGGAATTTTTCGCGCGGGCATTTCTCGCCGGCGAATTGGACAAGTTTTAGTTCGTAAGAAACTTCAATGTCGGCAGTGGCGAACTAATGCCCTCCCTTGATCAAATCCTGCTGATGACTCAAATTCATCACTCTGATTCCGGAAAGAGTGCCATTTTTGTTCCGATAAGAAATCCGAACAATATCGCCAGTTACCGGTTGCAGACCCATATCGGCATCCGCCAGTGAAATCAGGTATTCGTTATGGGGCGGGTTCTCATCGGTAAGGCGAAGCATCTTCGATTCCGCCTGATATTCCACCACCGTTCCCTGCGCGACAAGCGGCGCCTGACTGCAGGAAAGAACCATGAAAAGAACTGCTATTAAGGCTGAGGAGAAGAGGAGAGATTTCATTTTCTAACCTCCCGGTCATTCGAAACAAAGCTTTTCACTCGGGCGACGCTCCGTTCTTTCATTACGCCCCGTACCAGAAGGCTGATGATGACGAGACTGATGACAATTCCGGCGGTGAGAATCAATATCGATGATGGCAACTGCAGTTCGAGCTGTTTGAGCAGCACCGAGGCGCAGGCGATGAAAATAGTCACGGCAAAGAGGAGGCGGATGGAATAGCCGCGGACATATTTGACCGCGACAGTACCAAGTTGGGCGCCGATAGCGGCTCCCAAAAGCATATACATCGCCGCCAGCAAGTCAACGCGCCCCTTGATACCGTAAGTGAAGGCGCCGTAAGCGCCGGTTATCATAACTTCAAAGAGGTCGGTACCGACCGCCACCAGGGTGGGGCAGCCGACCAGATAGATTAAAGCCGGCATACGGATGAACCCGCCGCCGACACCCAGGACGCTTGCCACCACTCCGGTAACAAGACCAACCAGAACCGGCAACCAAAGCGAGCACCTGATTTTGGAAGTCTTGAAATGAATCATCGGGGGGATA contains:
- a CDS encoding sulfite exporter TauE/SafE family protein, translating into MDIFNVYLPVAGMEFNVLLLLLIGTTVGVCGGFFGIGGAWIVTPALNIFGFPMPYAIGTDLAHMGGKSIVSTIRHGKFGNVDVRLAVSMIIGTTVGMELGASLVMYLERIGLAESVIRKIYVIFLFLIGSYVLYDYLSHVRRQRKAAREGAPKEEYKHTLAQKLQRINIPPMIHFKTSKIRCSLWLPVLVGLVTGVVASVLGVGGGFIRMPALIYLVGCPTLVAVGTDLFEVMITGAYGAFTYGIKGRVDLLAAMYMLLGAAIGAQLGTVAVKYVRGYSIRLLFAVTIFIACASVLLKQLELQLPSSILILTAGIVISLVIISLLVRGVMKERSVARVKSFVSNDREVRK
- a CDS encoding PEP/pyruvate-binding domain-containing protein yields the protein MSSPREKKGFISRLAPALKAFGYKRGRKVERGDETERIRVMYECFREILSLNDTTLQLIADIEDRLSGRVEFSLNAIVRRIRRGVLDVFAMVKDLDQLAPGKYNALYDSLRRINAEIESGLSAPREVASGPLVIPLQNLRACDSSLAGAKMANLGEIKNVLGLNVPDGFVVTTTAFTRFMSQNDFIDRAQRLEELLEEYGQRVTAEASRELQQAIINAPLDKELENAIEKGYSELSGGKEILLAVRSSGVGEDNAASHAGLYYTELNVGKSWLLDSYRWVLASSYQLGALLYRLKYGLTSEDAYMAVGCLRMIEPRCSGVIFSRSFDDPEADKVVISVTPGEMMGGDGANVKTADLIVSSGLESDQIPSCLREDDLAELIKAARRLEAHFRSPQDIEWLIGQDDKLYIVQSRSMVALRPLGEKPKLLSPSTPAPLLSGGAVACPGAAMGKVYRVKDPAKLEGFPDGAILVTSQSSPRFAQVMSRCAAIVAEQGSPISHMAILAREYNVPTIVGMKEAMSALSDGMLVTVDATGRRIFEGEWLATEGGQFIQSGRDSSPAIQRLLKLARLITPLQLVDATSQEFAPENCRSLHDITRYVHEKVFEEIFYLGNKASLSAPAYLKLDGNLPYDVLILDVGGGLAEDAQKLKRVPLSQIVSYPMKAFMEGLCDARIVWDKPRAVSTSGFISVLGESIAGPPAEAQGVGRPSFAIISDRYMNFSTKAGYHFNTVDTYCGKSLNKNYIHFRFEGGAAAETRRERRVKFLNLILSALNFEVQCRGDIVVARLQKYDREFIYSRLIDLGRLTLCCRQLDMLMDSDDSPEFFARAFLAGELDKF